In Gracilibacillus salitolerans, the sequence GTCAAAAGGGTTCTTCAGCAATGCCACATAAACGTAACCCAATCGGTTCTGAGAACATGACGGGAATGGCACGTGTCATCCGAGGTTATATGATGACATCGTATGAAAATGTGTCGTTATGGCATGAACGTGATATATCCCACTCTTCTGCAGAGCGTGTCATTTTACCGGATGCAACAATCGCCTTGAACTATATGCTGAACCGATTTGGCAATATCGTGAAAAACTTAACGGTATTCCCGGAAAATATGAAACGGAACATCGATCGCACGTACGGGGTTATCTTCTCACAACGTGTATTGCTTTCCTTGATTGATCAAGGCATGAGCCGTGAGGAAGCATATGATATGGTACAGCCAAATGCGATGAAAGCATGGGAGACGGCAACACCATTCCGTCAATTGATCGAACAAGAAGAGCGCATCACCAACACGTTATCAAAAGAGCAATTAGACGATTGCTTTGACTATACGTATCACTTGAAAAATGTGGATCAGATTTTCAAAAAAATAGGCCTGGCATAAGGAGAGGAATCCAATGAAAGACAAGCTGTTATATGAAGGAAAAGCAAAGCAAGTATTTACGGTAGCGGATAATCCGAATGTATTAGTCCTTTCTTACAAAAATGATGCAACAGCCTTTAATGGTGAGAAAAAAGCAGAGTTTCAAGGGAAAGGTCGCTATAATAACTTAATCTCTGCTAAAGTGTTCGAATACCTTCGCGAGCAGGGGATCAACAGTCACTTTAAAGAAGCGTTAAATGAAACGGAACAATTAGTTGAAAGAACAACAATTATACCGCTTGAGGTTGTCGTTCGTAATGTCGCTGCGGGAAGCATCGTCCGTCGTACAGGTATTGAAGAGAAGACAATTTTCGATCCGCCGCTAGTGGAACTTTTTTATAAAAAAGATGAGCTTGGTGATCCATTAATCAATGACGACCATGCGTTACTATTAACGGATGCAACCGAAGCAGATCTGTCCAAAATTAAACAAATGGCACTTCAAGTAAACGGGCAATTGCAAGCTTTCTTCAAAGAAATTAATTTACAGCTTGTCGATTTCAAATTGGAATTCGGTCGCAATGCTAGTGATGAAATTGTGTTATCGGATGAAGTAAGTCCCGACACTTGCAGACTATGGGATATCGCAACAGGAGAGAAAATGGACAAAGACGTATTTCGTGAAGACTTAGGTGACTTAGTTACTGTATATGACCATATTTTATCGAGACTGGAGGCAAAACAATGAAACTAGTAAAAGTACACATTACATTAAAAGAGGGCGTATTAGATCCACAGGGTAAAGCAGTACAAGGATCTTTAAATACATTAGGCTATGACAATGTCAAAGAGGTTCGTGTTGGCAAGTATTTAGAATTAACCGTGAATGATGATGCAAATATTGAATTAGAAATTGAAGAGATGTGTAACAAACTACTCGCAAACCCAGTTATCGAAAATTATTCGTATACAGTGGAAGAGGGGGTTGCCCAGTGAAATTTGCTGTGATTGTCTTCCCTGGCTCCAATTGTGACCGTGATATGTACTATGCAGCAAAAGATGCACTGGGAGAAGAAGCGGATATGCTTTGGTATCAGGAAGCAAACCTGGAAGGCTATGATGCAATTTTACTCCCTGGTGGATTCTCTTATGGTGATTATCTTCGTTCTGGTGCAATTGCTTCTACATCAGATATCGTCAAGCAATTACGAGAACAAGCAGACAAAGGGATTCCGATTCTAGGTGTGTGTAACGGATTTCAAATATTATTAGAATCCGGGTTACTGCCAGGTGCAATGCTGCGGAATAAGAATCTGAAATTCATGTGTCATTTTGAAAACTTAATCGTTGAAAACAATGACACCCTTTTTACCTCGAAATATGAAAAGGACGAAGTAGTCTCGATTCCGATCGCACATCATGATGGAAACTATTATTGTGATGAGGAGACACTTGCTAGATTAAAAGAAAACAATCAAATCGTCTTTACGTACCAAAATAATCCTAATGGTTCGGTTAGTGATATTGCCGGAATCATCAATGAACAAGGAAACGTGTTAGGTATGATGCCACACCCGGAACGTGCGGTAGAAGCGATTTTAAACAGTGACGATGGGTTAAAACTATTCCAATCTATGCTAGAAAACTGGAGGGAACGTTATGTTGCAGGCGCCTGAAATTACTCCTGAGTTGATAGAACAAGATAAAGTCTATCAGGAAATGGGATTAACAGATAAAGAATATGACATGATTAAAAACATTATGGGACGTCGCCCGAATTTTACTGAAATCGGTATTTTCTCGGTAATGTGGTCGGAGCACTGCAGTTATAAGACTTCTAAACCTTTATTAAAGAAATTTCCGACAGAAGGACCACAAGTAGTGCAGGGTCCTGGTGAAGGTGCAGGTGTTGTGGATATCGGTGATGGCCAGGGTGTCGTATTTAAAGTCGAAAGTCATAACCACCCTTCAGCGGTAGAACCATATCAAGGAGCAGCAACAGGTGTCGGCGGTATTATCCGTGACGTTTTCTCGATGGGGGCTCGTCCGATTGCATCATTAAACTCGTTACGCTTCGGTAATCTCCATACCGGTCGTGTCAAATATCTTTTTGATGAGGTGGTCCATGGTATTGCTGGCTACGGTAACTGTGTAGGGGTACCAACCGTTGGAGGAGAAGTACAATTTGATGATTGTTATGAAGGCAATCCACTCGTTAATGCAATGTGTGTTGGCCTAATCGATACGAAAGATATTCAAAAAGGGATCGCTGCCGGTCTTGGAAACACGATTATGTATGTCGGTTCTAAAACAGGTCGTGATGGGATCCATGGTGCGACATTTGCTTCGGAAGATTTATCAGAAGACTCAGAAAGCAAACGTTCCAACGTACAAGTTGGTGACCCTTTTATGGAAAAATTATTAATCGAAGCATGCCTTGAAGTCATTCAATCTGATGCATTAGTTGGAATTCAGGACATGGGGGCAGCAGGTCTTACTTCATCTGCAAGTGAGATGGCAAGTAAAGCTGGTATGGGGATGGAGATGAACCTAGACTTAATCCCGCAGCGTGAAGAAAACATGACGGCGTATGAAATGATGTTGTCAGAATCACAAGAACGTATGCTGTTATGTGTGAAAAAAGGTGAGGAACAGGAAATTGTCGACATTTTCAAGAAATACGGACTTGAAGCTGTAGCAGTAGGTCAAGTAACCGATGATAAAATGTTCCGCTTATTGCATAAAGACGAAGTAGTTGCCGATATCCCAGTCGATAACTTAGCAGAAGATGCACCGATTTTCTATAAAGAATCGAAAGTTCCAAGCTTTTATCAAGAATACCAATCCATGCCTGCGTACCAACCGGAAGTCAGTGATCACAAGGAAACATTGAAACAATTATTGCAACAGCCAACGATCGCAAGCAAAGAATATGTTTATGATCAATATGACTCCATGGTACAGGCGAATACCGTTTTCTCACCAGGTTCAGATGCGGCAGTTGTACGTGTCCGCGGATATGACAAAGCAATTGCGATGACAACGGACTGTAATTCTCGTTATATCCATTTGGATCCGGAAGCCGGCGGTAAAATAGCAGTAGCAGAAGCAGCACGCAATATCGTTGCCTCTGGTGCAAAACCATTAGCACTTACAGATGGGTTAAACTTTGGTAATCCGGATAAACCAGAAAACTTCTGGCAAATGGAGAAAAGTGTAGAAGGTATGAGTGCAGCCAGCTTAAGATTGAATACACCGGTTATCAGCGGTAACGTTTCCCTTTACAACGAATCAAACGGTCAGGCAATCTTCCCGACACCAGTAGTTGGTATGGTTGGATTACATGAATCACTTGATCATATTACTCCATCGCATTTTCAAAATGAAGGTGACTTGATTTATGTGATTGGTGAAACGGAAGCAGAGTTCGGTGGCAGTGAACTGCAAAATCTCTTGGAAGGTAAATACTTCGGTAAAGCTCCGGCAATTGATTTGGATACGGAAGCAAAACTCCAAGAGCAATTATTAGATGCAATCCGTGCTGGTCTTGTTTCATCTGCTCATGACATTGCAGAAGGTGGACTTGGAGTTGCAATAGCAGAAAGTCTTTTTAACGATAAAGAATTGGGTGCAGATGTTCAATTCGAAGGTGATCTTACAACAGCACTTTTCAGTGAATCACAATCACGTTTTGTTGTAACGGTTCCTGAGAAAGATCGTGAAGCATTTGAAGCGAAAGTAGAAGATATACAATTAGTAGGAACGGTAACAGTGACCAATCAATTAGTCGTACGTAATGGTGAGAAAGAAGCAATCACAGAAGATGTAACAACATTACAACAGCTGTGGAAAGGAGCTATCCCGTGCTTGCTGAAATCAAAGGTTTAAATGAAGAATGTGGTGTATTTGCGATTTGGGGACATGAAAAAGCAGCCGAAATGACATATTATGGCCTTCATGCTCTTCAGCATCGTGGTCAAGAAGGTGCCGGTATTGTTACAACAGATGGTGAAAAATTAAATGTTCATAAGGGCGTCGGCTTGATCAATGACGTTTTTTCAGAGGGAGAATTCTCCCGCCTGCAAGGACATGCGGCAATCGGGCATGTTCGCTATGCCACACAAGGTGGCGGTGGCTATGAAAACGTCCAACCACTTGTTTTTCGCTCACAAACGAATAGTCTGGCATTGGCGCATAACGGTAACCTCGTTAATGCTCATGCGCTGAAAAGTCAACTGGAAGCGCAAGGAAGTATTTTGCAGACTACTTCTGATACCGAGGTTATTGCTCACCTAGTGAAACGTAGTGGTAATTTACCGATGGAAGAAGCGATTTCTTCTGCTCTAGGTATGATCAAAGGTGCCTATGCTTTCTCGATTTTAACAGAGGATCAGTTGTTTATCGGATTAGATCCACGCGGTTTACGTCC encodes:
- the purQ gene encoding phosphoribosylformylglycinamidine synthase subunit PurQ; the protein is MKFAVIVFPGSNCDRDMYYAAKDALGEEADMLWYQEANLEGYDAILLPGGFSYGDYLRSGAIASTSDIVKQLREQADKGIPILGVCNGFQILLESGLLPGAMLRNKNLKFMCHFENLIVENNDTLFTSKYEKDEVVSIPIAHHDGNYYCDEETLARLKENNQIVFTYQNNPNGSVSDIAGIINEQGNVLGMMPHPERAVEAILNSDDGLKLFQSMLENWRERYVAGA
- the purL gene encoding phosphoribosylformylglycinamidine synthase subunit PurL; this translates as MLQAPEITPELIEQDKVYQEMGLTDKEYDMIKNIMGRRPNFTEIGIFSVMWSEHCSYKTSKPLLKKFPTEGPQVVQGPGEGAGVVDIGDGQGVVFKVESHNHPSAVEPYQGAATGVGGIIRDVFSMGARPIASLNSLRFGNLHTGRVKYLFDEVVHGIAGYGNCVGVPTVGGEVQFDDCYEGNPLVNAMCVGLIDTKDIQKGIAAGLGNTIMYVGSKTGRDGIHGATFASEDLSEDSESKRSNVQVGDPFMEKLLIEACLEVIQSDALVGIQDMGAAGLTSSASEMASKAGMGMEMNLDLIPQREENMTAYEMMLSESQERMLLCVKKGEEQEIVDIFKKYGLEAVAVGQVTDDKMFRLLHKDEVVADIPVDNLAEDAPIFYKESKVPSFYQEYQSMPAYQPEVSDHKETLKQLLQQPTIASKEYVYDQYDSMVQANTVFSPGSDAAVVRVRGYDKAIAMTTDCNSRYIHLDPEAGGKIAVAEAARNIVASGAKPLALTDGLNFGNPDKPENFWQMEKSVEGMSAASLRLNTPVISGNVSLYNESNGQAIFPTPVVGMVGLHESLDHITPSHFQNEGDLIYVIGETEAEFGGSELQNLLEGKYFGKAPAIDLDTEAKLQEQLLDAIRAGLVSSAHDIAEGGLGVAIAESLFNDKELGADVQFEGDLTTALFSESQSRFVVTVPEKDREAFEAKVEDIQLVGTVTVTNQLVVRNGEKEAITEDVTTLQQLWKGAIPCLLKSKV
- the purS gene encoding phosphoribosylformylglycinamidine synthase subunit PurS, which codes for MKLVKVHITLKEGVLDPQGKAVQGSLNTLGYDNVKEVRVGKYLELTVNDDANIELEIEEMCNKLLANPVIENYSYTVEEGVAQ
- the purC gene encoding phosphoribosylaminoimidazolesuccinocarboxamide synthase produces the protein MKDKLLYEGKAKQVFTVADNPNVLVLSYKNDATAFNGEKKAEFQGKGRYNNLISAKVFEYLREQGINSHFKEALNETEQLVERTTIIPLEVVVRNVAAGSIVRRTGIEEKTIFDPPLVELFYKKDELGDPLINDDHALLLTDATEADLSKIKQMALQVNGQLQAFFKEINLQLVDFKLEFGRNASDEIVLSDEVSPDTCRLWDIATGEKMDKDVFREDLGDLVTVYDHILSRLEAKQ